In the Candidatus Cloacimonadota bacterium genome, GTAAACATCCTTTTAAACCCAATACTGAAATATTTTCTTATCAACAAAGATTTGATCTGATCACCGCTGCTATTGATGAGTATCCTGAGTTTGAAGTTCACGACTTCGATTTCCATGAAAGCAAATTAAGCTACACTGATGATTTGATAAAACAACTCCGCAAAAAATTCCCTGAATATGAATTTTACTTCATTATTGGTGCTGATAATGTACATGAACTTCCCCTCTGGCATAATTACAGATGGCTGATTGACAATGTCAGGATCGTGGTTGTGAATAGGCCTGAAATTGATAAATCAAAATGGAGAAACCTGGATTTTTTAAACAAACTCCTCTTTGTGGAAATGAAACCAGTTGACATTTCTTCAACTGAGATCAGAGAAAGAATCAGGAAACAGGAAAGTATAAAAGAAATGGTTCCGAAGATAATTGAAAAAGATATAATGAATATCGAATAAAGAATATGCCCACGAAAAACAGGAAAGGTTATGAATTTCCTCTTTTGCGTTTTTAGTGTATTTTGAGGTTAAGATTTCTATTCCGCAACCACTACGATCCCGGTCCCAATCCTGTTTTTCCAATAAAAATCCAATACCATAAAAATAAAAGATAACGGATAAAATATCAGGTAATAAAAAGGAAGCAATAAAACGAACAATTTGTTTCTGCTGGCTAAAGACAGCGGAAATTTTAAACATAATTTCCAGTAAATCTGCCCGAATTTTCCATAAGAATATTCAAAAGAAACTATCTTAAATCCAACATTTTCCAGTTTTGAAATTATCTCTTCTTTTGAATATCCGGGACGAACATGCTCTTCCGTAAATTTCGCAGATTCATCAAAATTGCTGGGAGATGAAATTATCAGTTTCCCTTTTTTATTTAGAACTTTGTGGAAATTCTGCAAAACCTGTAAATCATCCTCGATATGCTCTAAAATATCGATGGCAATGATCAGATCAAATTTTTTTTCAGGTACATAATCAACTAAATCAGCCTGTTGACAGGAAAAATTCTGCCATCCTTTTTGCTGTGCATAATTGGAAAATGAATCCATGTAATCGGTTTTAAGGTCAACAGCAAGGACATTTGCTTTCTT is a window encoding:
- a CDS encoding class I SAM-dependent methyltransferase; translated protein: MQYDKLKNRFAEVIEKLPYLRIIFYRILDMILLRQWYVKAAIRKYFPIRFPVHFYDAGAGFGQYSYFILKNWKKANVLAVDLKTDYMDSFSNYAQQKGWQNFSCQQADLVDYVPEKKFDLIIAIDILEHIEDDLQVLQNFHKVLNKKGKLIISSPSNFDESAKFTEEHVRPGYSKEEIISKLENVGFKIVSFEYSYGKFGQIYWKLCLKFPLSLASRNKLFVLLLPFYYLIFYPLSFIFMVLDFYWKNRIGTGIVVVAE
- the nadD gene encoding nicotinate (nicotinamide) nucleotide adenylyltransferase, producing the protein MKIGLFGGTFNPVHNGHIAVANAVFGQLKLDKIWFLPAGKHPFKPNTEIFSYQQRFDLITAAIDEYPEFEVHDFDFHESKLSYTDDLIKQLRKKFPEYEFYFIIGADNVHELPLWHNYRWLIDNVRIVVVNRPEIDKSKWRNLDFLNKLLFVEMKPVDISSTEIRERIRKQESIKEMVPKIIEKDIMNIE